A genomic window from Salvia miltiorrhiza cultivar Shanhuang (shh) chromosome 5, IMPLAD_Smil_shh, whole genome shotgun sequence includes:
- the LOC131026121 gene encoding uncharacterized protein LOC131026121 yields MVEELMLAVSDFAPCTGSSDEWRWTATTDGLFTTKSAYDLLAVIKGEQQIQPLELAKVWEAPTPHKAKVTAWRCLRNRLATCDNLLRRNIQLGIEERWCNACVSCEETAEHLFLHCPKAEAVGDQIQQWLNIKTAKPRGILQHFISFISERKGKKGRRLLLALWVGTIGMLWKSINESRFQSKISKSFEMFKNTLWSWSLNAQPSLHSIPDIFDFWAANEGFLLIAASIAQIFHFSNRDVSSP; encoded by the exons ATGGTGGAGGAACTTATGTTGGCTGTTTCAGATTTTGCTCCTTGCACAGGTTCAAGCGATGAGTGGAGATGGACGGCGACAACGGATGGCTTATTCACAACCAAGTCGGCATACGATCTCCTTGCGGTGATCAAAGGAGAGCAACAAATCCAGCCTTTGGAGCTGGCCAAAGTTTGGGAAGCTCCGACGCCGCATAAAGCCAAAGTGACTGCTTGGAGATGCCTGAGAAATAGATTGGCAACGTGTGATAATTTGCTTAGAAGAAACATACAGCTCGGCATtgaggagagatggtgcaacGCTTGTGTGTCGTGTGAGGAGACAGCGGAACACCTGTTCTTACATTGCCCGAAAGCAGAGGCGGTCGGGGATCAGATACAACAATGGCTcaacatcaaaacggcaaaacCTAGAGGTATTCTTCAACACTTCATCTCCTTCATTTCCGAAAGAAAAGGGAAGAAAGGCAGGAGATTGCTTCTAGCGTTGTGGGTGGGAACTATTGGGATGTTATGGAAAAGCATAAATGAAAGTCGATTTCAGAGCAAG ATTAGTAAAAGCTTTGAAATGTTCAAAAATACCTTGTGGTCTTGGAGCTTGAACGCCCAACCATCTTTGCACTCCATTCCAGAcatcttcgacttttgggcagCTAATGAGGGTTTCCTGTTGATTGCAGCATCCATTGCACAAATTTTCCACTTCTCCAATAGAGATGTTTCGTCTCCTTAA
- the LOC131025050 gene encoding uncharacterized protein LOC131025050, whose product MEKRKRGDDGGSNGGRKANPRDDGAVKGPVPADEEVEEFFAILKRIQVAVKYFQDRRCAESEMNAAAPPRWSPTFEREDFDGVRKEGERSQGNRSVGLDLNSDPGCDVSDRGD is encoded by the coding sequence ATGGAGAAGAGAAAACGGGGAGACGACGGAGGATCCAACGGCGGCAGGAAGGCGAATCCGCGAGATGACGGCGCCGTGAAGGGGCCCGTGCCGGCGGATGAGGAGGTGGAGGAGTTCTTCGCGATACTGAAGCGGATACAGGTGGCCGTCAAGTATTTTCAGGACCGCCGCTGCGCCGAGTCTGAGATGaatgcggcggcgccgccgcggTGGAGCCCGACGTTTGAACGGGAGGATTTTGACGGAGTGAGGAAGGAGGGTGAGAGGTCGCAGGGAAACCGAAGTGTGGGTTTGGATCTGAATTCGGATCCGGGCTGCGATGTTTCGGATCGTGGTGATTAA
- the LOC131025052 gene encoding uncharacterized protein LOC131025052 codes for MKIEKRKRADGEEFDGKGSKTPEHEGGDAVEVAAPGDEEVEAFFAILRRIHVAVKYFRRRNGGRQSTAEPWSPAFKPEDFVEVVKSTEKSDPHGNPGLDLNSCPAPDERAFSDSI; via the coding sequence atgaaaattgagaaaagaaaaagggctGACGGCGAAGAATTTGACGGGAAAGGAAGTAAAACGCCGGAACATGAGGGCGGTGACGCCGTCGAGGTGGCGGCGCCGGGGGATGAGGAGGTGGAGGCATTCTTCGCTATACTGAGAAGAATACACGTCGCCGTCAAGTATTTCCGGAGGCGTAACGGCGGCCGCCAGTCGACGGCGGAGCCATGGAGCCCGGCATTTAAGCCGGAAGATTTCGTCGAAGTTGTGAAATCTACGGAAAAATCAGATCCACACGGAAATCCGGGTTTGGATCTCAATTCATGCCCGGCACCCGATGAAAGGGCTTTTTCAGATTCtatttaa